A window of the Fusarium poae strain DAOMC 252244 chromosome 3, whole genome shotgun sequence genome harbors these coding sequences:
- a CDS encoding hypothetical protein (TransMembrane:12 (i51-70o90-106i113-132o138-157i178-197o209-229i261-283o303-321i333-352o385-405i417-435o447-467i)) — MSTHEKEHNVAQASSETADSDSPSPGFRPKGWMYKTVRLGRLELWYASPKVQLFMVSIVCFLCPGMFNALTGLGGGGQVSNEAQDHANTALYSTFAVVGFFAGTFANRLGLRLTLSIGGLGYCVYAASFLCYSHTQNMPFVVFAGALLGVCAGLLWAAQGSIMMSYPPEQSKGRYISWFWVIFNMGAVIGSLIPLAQNINKKAGPVSDGTYAAFIALMAIGAILALMICDADKIVREDNTKVIVMKNPSWSTEIKGLWETLYTAPWVVLLFPMFFSSNIFYTYQNVNMNLAQFNVRTRALNNLLYWLAQIFGALIIGYALDISSVRRSVRAKISLVVLFVLTFAIWGGGYAWQKDQRPREIAMNPANEDDKIDWDDGAKRFVAPMFLYFFYGFFDAAWQTCIYWYMGALSNSGRKTANFAGFYKGIQSAGAAIFWRMDGLGKPFDTIFAATWACLGASLVIAAPVIFMKIQDSVSMEEDLEFSDEKIEDVVVAPTTQKTTDIES, encoded by the exons ATGTCTACACACGAAAAGGAACACAACGTCGCTCAGGCGTCTTCAGAAACCGCAGACTCAGATTCACCTTCTCCCGGCTTTCGTCCCAAAGGATGGATGTACAAGACCGTTCGCCTCGGCCGTCTAGAGCTCTGGTACGCCTCGCCTAAAGTCCAGCTCTTCATGGTCTCCATCGTCTGCTTCCTATGTCCCGGCATGTTCAACGCCCTGACGGGTCTCGGTGGTGGCGGTCAGGTCTCCAACGAGGCCCAAGATCACGCCAACACAGCTCTTTACAGCACATTTGCTGTCGTCGGTTTCTTTGCCGGAACTTTTGCTAATAGGCTGGGACTGAGACTGACTTTGTCCATTGGAGGCTTGGGATATTGCGTTTATGCTGCTTCATTCTTGTGCTACTCGCATACTCAGAACATGCCTTTCGTCGTCTTTGCTGGTGCCCTGCTTGGTGTTTGTGCTGGACTCTTGTGGGCTGCTCAGGGCTCTATCATGATGTCTTATCCTCCTGAGCAGAGCAAGGGACGATACATCTCCTGGTTCTGGGTTATCTTCAACATGGGTGCTGTCATTGGTTCTCTT ATCCCCCTCGCCCAAAACATCAACAAGAAGGCAGGTCCCGTATCCGATGGCACTTATGCCGCCTTCATCGCCCTCATGGCCATTGGCGCCATCCTCGCTCTCATGATCTGCGACGCCGACAAGATCGTCCGCGAGGATAACACAAAGGTCATCGTCATGAAGAACCCCTCGTGGAGCACAGAGATCAAGGGCCTCTGGGAGACTCTCTACACCGCACCCTGGgtcgtcctcctcttccccatgttcttctcctccaacaTCTTCTACACCTACCAGAACGTCAACATGAACCTCGCCCAGTTCAACGTCCGTACCCGCGCTCTCAACAACCTGCTCTACTGGCTAGCCCAGATCTTCGGTGCCCTCATCATCGGCTACGCCCTCGACATCTCGAGCGTTCGTCGCAGCGTCCGCGCAAAGATCTCGCTCGTCGTCCTATTTGTTCTGACTTTCGCCATCTGGGGTGGCGGCTACGCTTGGCAAAAGGATCAGCGACCTCGCGAGATCGCTATGAACCCCGCTAACGAAGATGACAAGATCGACTGGGACGACGGTGCCAAGCGATTCGTCGCTCCCATGTTCCTCTACTTTTTCTACGGCTTCTTTGACGCTGCTTGGCAAACTTGCATATACTGGTACATGGGCGCTCTCTCTAACTCTGGCCGCAAGACCGCCAACTTTGCTG GTTTCTACAAGGGAATCCAATCCGCCGGCGCTGCCATCTTCTGGCGTATGGATGGTCTCGGCAAGCCATTCGACACCATCTTTGCCGCAACATGGGCTTGCCTCGGCGCCTCGCTCGTCATCGCTGCACCAGTAATTTTCATGAAGATTCAAGATTCCGTCTCCATGGAGGAGGATCTCGAGTTCAGCGACGAGAAGATCGAAGATGTTGTGGTTGCGCCCACGACCCAAAAGACCACAGACATTGAATCTTGA
- a CDS encoding hypothetical protein (BUSCO:2434at5125), whose product MLSNQSMRASLKVAPLTINKSRTDLSGDASSTSENDTSLYSQSQMTPPATPNGSQEDLSPAPSPQYTPPPIFHNFLRAFYPFNPSYVMTDSSVTLPLNEGDVVLVHSIHTNGWADGTLLISGARGWLPTNYCEAYEPDDMCSLLKALLNFWDLLRSTSVNDKEIFGNQEFMKGIIAGVRFLLERTNCLGRDSLCITRSDALRKCRKSLLSELSSLVKTAKRLQETQRLEITPVEDVNDIIDEMILKAFRIVTKGVRFLDALEEDRRARAPAAVTVMDTVQEESCVPPTPPADQSSFDEQGQRSPIDSDSQTAASVAASESSDATQISTSIFSKRLSSLSSRTGPSSHRLSQGSLAQAHRLSATISHRVSLAGPSSVSRAHHLVTERLNRSHDTFLSHLGSFIGRLHLQSQSRPELASAIRQSALSGGELLAVVDGVYDHINSSSEALAQARSTMFARIQDLVFSGRDTLVSASSEDADLIMPHDNTMLLASATGCVRAAGDCVAKAKSAIERIGDFEFELESSSLGIDLSVLDIDIDERARTPSVSEPNAEQSASDTASVAGSNRTSNSSRRLTVVAIDKPLPEVPQVTTPTDEQPVHQSPGSSRRSSVVDDNISSVASSISSLRPSLPPLPKLSTTILANEDYSPVDNHDSDFNSSSRFDSMIVSSAGSSATYLSRDSEVSIVSQSSTRATTPDHSLAPQKQPSLSNLSNGGSSSHAEEVDVESRLMEKTFAHELMFNKEGQVTGGSLPALVERLTTHESTPDAMFVSTFYLTFRLFCTPVRFAEALIERYDYVDDSPHVAGPVRLRVYNAFKGWLESHWRDETDRHALDLIMPFAEFKLASSLPSAGRRLFELAQRVSGEGSLVPRLVSSIGKTNTSATSYVPAETPLPIPAITKGQLSLLASFKMGNAQPSILDFDPLELARQLTIKQMSIFSSILPEELLASQWMKKGGVDAPNVKAMSSLSTDLSNLVAETILQQQEVKKRAQVIKQWIKIAHQCLELHNYDGLMAIICSLNSSTISRLRKTWDTISSKRKDMLQTLQDLVEPSQNNKVLRTRLHDHVPPCLPFLGMYLTDLTFVDIGNPATKQMCLGPESEEDGAGGITVVNFDKHARTAKIIGELQRFQIPYRLTEVPDMQDWMSSQISHLHNNEEGNGNVQVKYYRKSLLLEPRETASRPAVESSAASIVGVAGTRADLFSWISRDRGTSTPTPTHT is encoded by the exons ATGCTCAGCAATCAATCCATGCGAGCCAGTCTCAAGGTGGCCCCTCTCACTATCAACAAATCTCGAACCGATTTATCTGGAGATGCTTCATCGACGTCAGAGAACGACACCAGCCTTTACTCACAATCACAAATGACACCACCCGCTACTCCAAACGGCTCGCAGGAAGACCTATCACCTGCTCCCTCACCTCAATACACTCCACCTCCAATCTTCCACAACTTCCTGCGAGCCTTTTATCCTTTCAACCCCAGCTATGTTATGACCGACTCGAGCGTGACATTGCCCCTTAACGAGGGCGATGTCGTGTTAGTGCACTCTATCCACACCAATGGATGGGCTGATGGTACATTACTCATCTCTGGTGCACGGGGATGGCTACCAACCAACTACTGCGAGGCCTATGAGCCTGATGATATGTGCAGTCTACTGAAGGCTCTCTTGAACTTTTGGGATTTGCTTAGAAGTACATCCGTCAATGACAAGGAGATCTTTGGTAACCAGGAGTTCATGAAGGGTATCATTGCGGGCGTTCGATTTTTGTTG GAACGAACAAACTGCCTTGGCAGAGATTCCTTGTGCATTACAAGGAGCGATGCATTGCGCAAGTGCCGTAAATCTCTTCTGTCAGAGCTTTCATCACTAGTCAAGACCGCCAAGCGGTTACAAGAGACACAACGTCTAGAAATTACCCCCGTTGAAGATGTAAATGACATAATCGACGAGATGATTCTCAAGGCGTTTAGAATCGTGACAAAAGGTGTTCGCTTTTTGGATGCGCTTGAAGAGGATCGAAGGGCACGTGCACCTGCAGCTGTAACTGTAATGGATACAGTTCAAGAAGAATCATGCGTTCCTCCAACACCACCTGCGGATCAATCGTCCTTTGATGAACAAGGCCAACGAAGCCCCATCGATAGTGACTCTCAGACTGCCGCTAGTGTCGCTGCTTCTGAGTCGAGCGATGCCACACagatatcaacatcaatctTCTCGAAACGACTATCGTCACTCAGCTCTCGTACAGGTCCAAGCTCGCATAGATTATCTCAAGGAAGTCTTGCACAAGCGCACCGCTTATCAGCCACAATTTCCCACAGAGTTTCGCTCGCTGGTCCTTCATCAGTATCGCGAGCTCACCATCTTGTCACTGAACGTCTTAACCGCAGCCACGATACCTTCCTCTCCCACTTGGGCTCCTTCATCGGGCGCCTGCATCTTCAATCCCAGTCCCGCCCCGAACTTGCTTCAGCTATCCGCCAGTCTGCATTATCCGGTGGAGAATTACTTGCAGTAGTCGACGGGGTTTATGATCACATTAACTCAAGCTCAGAGGCTCTCGCCCAAGCTCGATCCACCATGTTTGCACGAATTCAAGATCTTGTCTTTTCAGGCCGCGATACCCTGGTCAGCGCTTCCTCCGAGGATGCCGATTTGATCATGCCTCATGACAACACCATGCTTCTTGCGTCCGCCACTGGCTGTGTTCGAGCCGCCGGTGACTGCGTTGCCAAGGCAAAGTCAGCAATCGAGCGCATCGGCGATTTCGAATTCGAGCTTGAGTCTAGCAGCCTCGGAATTGACCTTAGTGTCTTGGACATCGATATCGACGAGCGAGCGAGGACACCGTCTGTTTCGGAGCCCAATGCAGAGCAAAGCGCATCCGATACTGCCAGCGTCGCGGGGTCAAATCGAACTTCAAATTCTTCCCGACGCCTCACTGTTGTCGCAATCGACAAGCCCCTCCCCGAGGTCCCCCAGGTAACGACTCCCACCGATGAACAGCCCGTTCATCAATCACCTGGCTCTTCTCGACGCTCTTCAGTTGTCGATGACAACATCTCTAGTGTTGCATCCTCTATTTCCTCACTCCgaccttctcttcctcctctccccAAGCTTTCCACCACTATCCTGGCAAACGAGGATTACAGTCCTGTCGATAACCATGATAGTGATTTCAACTCGTCTTCCCGATTTGATAGCATGATTGTCTCCAGTGCCGGCAGCAGCGCCACTTACCTTAGCCGCGACTCTGAAGTTAGCATCGTCTCGCAGTCGTCAACACGGGCTACTACGCCTGACCACAGTCTTGCTCCCCAAAAGCAACCTTCATTGTCCAACTTGAGTAATGGCGGCAGTTCATCGCACGCGGAggaagttgatgttgagTCAAGACTCATGGAGAAGACCTTTGCTCATGAGCTCATGTTCAACAAGGAGGGTCAAGTCACTGGTGGTTCCCTACCAGCGCTTGTCGAACGTCTCACCACTCACGAATCCACCCCTGATGCCATGTTCGTATCTACCTTCTACCTCACCTTTCGCCTTTTCTGCACACCAGTCCGATTCGCCGAGGCTCTTATTGAGCGATACGACTATGTTGACGACTCTCCTCATGTGGCCGGGCCTGTCCGCCTGAGAGTATATAATGCTTTCAAGGGCTGGCTTGAATCCCACTGGAGGGATGAGACCGACCGCCACGCTCTCGATTTGATCATGCCATTTGCCGAGTTCAAGCTGGCCTCTTCTCTACCTTCTGCTGGCCGACGTCTTTTCGAGCTCGCTCAGCGTGTTTCCGGCGAAGGCTCCCTGGTGCCCCGTCTTGTTTCCTCGATTGGCAAGACCAATACCTCAGCTACTTCATACGTCCCCGCTGAAACTCCTTTGCCTATTCCTGCTATTACCAAGGGCCAACTCAGCCTTCTTGCTTCCTTCAAGATGGGCAACGCTCAGCCTAGTATCCTCGACTTTGACCCTCTGGAGCTGGCCCGTCAGTTGACCATCAAGCAAATGAGCATCTTTTCTTCTATCCTCCCCGAGGAGCTTTTGGCTTCGcagtggatgaagaagggTGGAGTTGACGCCCCCAACGTCAAGGCCATGTCGTCTCTGTCTACCGACCTGTCCAACCTCGTCGCTGAGACCATTCTTCAGCAGCAAGAGGTCAAGAAGCGTGCACAGGTCATCAAGCAATGGATCAAGATCGCACATCAGTGCCTTGAACTCCATAACTACGACGGTCTCATGGCCATCATCTGCAGTCTTAACAGCAGCACTATCAGCCGCCTTAGAAAGACATGGGACACCATCTCTTCCAAGCGAAAGGATATGCTTCAAACCCTCCAGGATCTGGTCGAGCCTTCACAGAACAACAAGGTCCTGCGAACCAGACTTCATGACCATGTTCCACCCTGCTTGCCCTTCCTCGGCATGTACTTGACCGACTTGACATTTGTCGACATTGGCAACCCTGCTACCAAGCAGATGTGCCTTGGTCCTGAGTCTGAGGAAGATGGCGCTGGTGGCATCACCGTTGTGAACTTTGACAAGCACGCCCGCACAGCCAAGATCATCGGAGAGCTTCAGCGATTCCAGATCCCCTACCGACTTACTGAGGTCCCCGACATGCAGGACTGGATGTCCTCGCAGATTAGCCACCTCCACAACAACGAGGAGGGTAATGGTAACGTCCAAGTCAAGTACTACCGCAAGAGTCTGCTTCTGGAGCCCCGCGAGACTGCCAGCCGACCTGCTGTCGAGTCATCAGCTGCCTCCATTGTCGGTGTTGCAGGTACTCGTGCCGATCTGTTCAGCTGGATTTCCCGCGATCGGGGCACTTCTACCCCTACCCCTACCCACACATAA